AACAGGATCTCCTGCGGAGATGCCGCTGCTTTCACATTGGCCACTTCGGTCATCATTACCTCATCTACGGCCAAACGGCCGGCGGTATCGATGATCACCACATTGTAACCATTGGCTTTCGCCTCTTTTACCGCATTTTCAACGATCTGCACCGCATTCTTGTTCTCCGGCTCGCTATATACCTCTACCCCGATCTGGCCGCCCAGCACTTTCAACTGGTCGATCGCCGCGGGGCGATAGATGTCCGCCGCCACCAGCAAGGGCTTCTTGTTCTTTTTGGTTTTAAGGAAATTCGCCAGCTTGCCGGAAAAGGTGGTCTTGCCCGAACCCTGCAGGCCTGCGACAAGGATCACAGTGGGATTGGCTTTCAGGTCCAGCTCCACTTCGGTATTGCCCATCAGCTCCGTCAGCTCGTCCTTTACGATCTTCACCATGAGCTGACCGGGGGAAATGGCAGTGATCACCTTTTCTCCCATGGCCTTTTCCCTTACCCTGTCGGTAAAATCCTTGGCTATTTTAAAGTTCACATCCGCGTCCACCAGCGCTCTGCGGATCTCCTTCACCGTTGTGGCTACGTTTATTTCCGAGATACGGCCTTCACCTTTAAGCTGTTTAAAGGCCGAGTCCAGCCGTTCCGATAATGATTCAAACACAGTCAAAAATTAAAAAAAGTAAAAAATAACATGGAAAATATGGGCTGATATTGACCATGGCGTACAAAAGTAAAGAATTAAAAGGTAAAAGTTAAAAATGCGCGTACGGCGCAAAAAACCGGCCCCGCAACCTCCACTGATATTATTTTACCAGTCCGCTTCAGGCCTCCCCCGGCACAAAGAGAAGACAAGGAGAAGACAAGGAGAACACAAGGAGAAGGCAAGGAAAACACCGGAGAACAGGGGTAAAATGCTACTACTAAAAAAGGTGAACACCCGCAGGCATTCACCATTCAATAATTTATCGCGCCCGTTGGCTGTTATCAGCCGCCGAGATAGTTCCGGAGCAGTTTGCTGCGGGAGGTAGTGCGCAGTTTGGTAATGGCTTTGTCCTTGATCTGGCGTACCCTTTCGCGGGTGAGGCCAAATTTTTCACCAATATCTTCGAGTGACATGGGATGTTCCACGGCAATGCCGAAGTACAGCATGATCACATCTTTCTGACGGTCTGTAAGGGTGGAGAGGGAGCGTTCGATCTCGCGGCGGAGGGAATCGTGATGGTCCAGCTCCTCGTCCGCGCTCACGGCGTTGGGATTCTCCAGCACATCCAGCAGGGAATTGTCTTCCCCGTCGATGAACGGCGCATCCATGGATACGTGACGGGCGGCAACGCCCAGGGTGGCTTCCACTTCCTCAGTATTGATTTCCAGGATAGTGGCCAGCTCGTCCGGGGACGGCTCACGTTCAAACTCCTGTTCCAGCTGGGAATAGGCTTTGCTGATCTTGTTGGAAAGACCAACCTTGTTCAGCGGAAGACGTACGATACGGGATTGTTCTGCCAAAGCCTGGAGGATCGACTGACGGATCCACCAAACGGCATAAGATATGAATTTGAAGCCCCTGGTCTCATCAAAACGCTGTGCGGCTTTAATAAGGCCAAGATTGCCTTCATTGATCAGGTCACTGAGGGACAGGCCCTGGTTCTGGTATTGTTTGGCAACGGATACAACGAAACGGAGGTTTGCTTTCGTCAGCTTCTCTAACGCACGCTGGTCACCCTGTTTTATGCGGATCGCAAGGTTCACTTCCTCCTCCGGCGTTATAAGATCAACTTTGCCGATCTCCTGCAAATACTTTTCTAACGACTGAGACTCTCGATTGGTGATCGACTTCGTGATTTTAAGCTGGCGCATTGACATAGCACGGGAACAGTTACAGGTTAAAAAAAAGTTATTATTAGAAGAATGCTAGACAAAAATAACTTTTTTTAGATACCACCCAAAAAAAATCTCAAACCGTTGAAACCTTTTTAAGCTAAATCGATTGTGTCTGATTATCCATATTATATTGGCCTTATTTACCTGATTCTGATGGTGTTTTACCCTGAATAATATCGTTTGATAAGGCTTATACTTGCCAAGTGGATAATTTTCCGCTTTGTATATAGAGAAGAAAGATCATATTTCAAAATATGATCACACATGAGAATGAATACGTTAACGTATAGAAAAAAATCTAAAATTTATTTTGATGTAATGAATATTTTTCTATAATTGCATGCAGATGATTTTGATTTTATAATAATACAGTGCGATGTCAAAGAAAGTGCAATATGAGTTAGAATATCCGGTTCGGTGCTCTCCAAGTATCCTATATGAATTCCTATCTACCCCCGCAGGCCTGCAGGAATGGTTTGCAGATAAAGTGGATTTCAGAGATAATGTTTTTTCTTTTTCCTGGAATGGCTCTGCTGAAGAGGCGGAGGTGCTCGAACAAGAGGAAGATGAACGCATTCGTTTACGTTGGTTACACGCTCCCAAAAATGAATTCTTCGAATTCAGCATCCAGATATCTGAAGTAACGAACATGACTATACTGATCGTAAAGGATTTCGCGGAAAAGAAGGAGATCGCCGATCAGAGCCAGTTATGGGATTACCAGATCAAGGACCTTTTCCACCGGATCGGCAACTAGTCCCCGTCTCCGGCAGACAACATATCCAGCAGTGCCGCATAGACGGCAACGGCATTGGAGATCATTTTTCCCCATGTAAGTACGTCAAATCGCTTTGCCAGCTTCACAAAGGATCTATTCTGAACCAGTTCCTCCCACTGCTCCGATGATATGTCAGCAACTGGCTGATAATTAACAGGCTCGAAATGATGCTGCCAGGGGTCTTCCTGCACGCAAATGTACCAGCCATCTGCCGCCAGCTGGTGTTGCTTGCCGGTCAGCACAGCCCGGTAAGGTTCCAGGCCCGCTCCCGCCATATGCAGTGTGGTGCTGAAGAACCGCCCCCACCAGAAGAAGGTGCGGCAGGCAAAGATGTTGTCTTTACCGAACACGCGTGGGTAATCCAGCACTACCCAGGGCAGGCCAAGGTACTGCTCCCCCCGGGAGATCTTCGCCGGCTGCGCGCCGTCCCCAGGGAACCGGGATATCACCGGGTCTGCCGCCAGCGCCTCATGCATCGCCCCGAAAAGGTGATACACTTTTTGTATAACTTCATTCTTGCGCAGCAACCACTCCGCATCGGTAATGATTTGCCGCTCTTCCTGACTCAGTTGGTATGCTTCCATGGCCTTTCCCTTTTTCATACTGGTCGCGGCACCATGGCGGATTCCTTCGCCTGAATGGCACTGCTGCACGGCTATTACGGCCGCCCGGCGCCGGCACAATATGATCTTCAAAAATAAATTAACTGTTTTTTAGCCCGCCCGCTGTTACGCACTTTCCCGAATCGTATTAACTTTGTGCTGCCTGCTGGCTAAAGTAGGCTGAAAATCAGTCAGTTTTACATTTATTAAATTATTTTTTTCATCGCCTGGTTGTGAAGAAGCTCGATAAACTCATTGTAAAAACATTCATCGGTCCGTTTATAGCCACATTTTTTGTGACCTTGTTCGTATTGGTCATGCAATTCGTGTGGAAATATATTGATGACCTGGTGGGCAAGGGGCTGGATACACCGGTGATCATCGAACTGCTGGTCTATACCAGCGCCAGCCTGGTGCCGCTGGCCATGCCGCTGGCTGTACTGTTGTCTTCCATCATGACCTTCGGGAACCTGGGCGAGAGTTTCGAACTGGTGGCCATCAAGTCCGCCGGCATCTCCCTGCTCCGCTTTATCCGTCCGCTGTTCATATTTTCCGCCCTGATCGCGCTGGGCGCTTTCCTTTTCTCCAACTATGTGATCCCGGTGGCGAACCTCCGGGCAAAGTCGCTCCTCTACGATATCACCAATTCCAAACCGGCCTTCAATATCAAACAGGGCGTATTTTACGGGGATATTCCGCATTATGTGATCAAAGTGGCCAAAAAGGACCCGGATAACAAGACCATCCACCAGGTGATGATCTATGAACGCCCCCCCGGATCGCGGGACGGGCGCCTGATACTCGCCGATAAAGGCACCATGGAGCTTTCTCCGGACAAACGTTTCCTCAATTTTACGCTGGAGAACGGATGGAGCTATGAAGAGCGCGGCGATCCCCGCAACCCGGAAAAGAACGAACTGATCCGCCTGGGCTTCAAAAAATATAAAAAACCTTTCGATCTCCGGGATTTTGCCTTCAGCAGGCTGGATATGGACCTATTTGCCTCCAACCAGCAGATGCTCAATATCAGGCAGCTGGACAAGGGGCTGGATTCCCTCCGGCAGCGCGACTCCTCCTTCATCCGTACCACCAATGCCTACGTGACCAGCCGTTATCCTTTTTACAAATGGAAAGACACCGGCTGGGCGACTTCCGCACCGATAGCTCACGGGGAGACATTTATAGACAGCATCCCGGAAAAATCCATGCGCTACGTGCTGGAACGGGTGGAGCAGACCTTAAGGGAACAGGAGTCCAGCCTTACGGGCCCGGCGGCGGAATTCGCCGAAAACCAGTCCAGGATCGCTTTATTCAAAGTGGAGTGGCAGCGGAAGTTCTCGCTGGCAGCGGCCTGCATCGTGCTTTTCCTCATCGGGGCGCCGCTCGGGTCCATAATTCGTAAAGGCGGACTAGGGACTCCGCTCGTTTTTGCCGTTATATTCTTTGTGATCTTCAATATATTCTTTATGTTAGGCGAGAAAATGGCCCGGAAAGATGTGATGACCTCCTGGGGAGGAATGTGGCTGGCCAATACCGTTCTTATGCCTATTGCGGCCTTCCTTGTGTACAAGGCCATGAATGATTCGCAACTGTTCAACAAAGAAGCCTGGTTCAGGGGATACCAGCAATTTAAAAAATTCATTCAGCAACGGCGGAACAAACATGCAGTCTGATAGCTGCTGTTGCTGAGATAGAATACATACGGACCTACAACTTAAAACTGTTTACTTTGAAAACACTGGTAGCACTGGTGCAACAAAACCGCTATTTCTATGTCCCGTTCCTGTTATGGCTGATCATCGGCGGAGCACTTTTATCCCTTTTTACGAAAGATGAACTTTTTCTCACCGTGAATGGCGCGCA
This genomic stretch from Chitinophaga sp. XS-30 harbors:
- a CDS encoding START-like domain-containing protein; protein product: MSKKVQYELEYPVRCSPSILYEFLSTPAGLQEWFADKVDFRDNVFSFSWNGSAEEAEVLEQEEDERIRLRWLHAPKNEFFEFSIQISEVTNMTILIVKDFAEKKEIADQSQLWDYQIKDLFHRIGN
- a CDS encoding LptF/LptG family permease; translated protein: MKKLDKLIVKTFIGPFIATFFVTLFVLVMQFVWKYIDDLVGKGLDTPVIIELLVYTSASLVPLAMPLAVLLSSIMTFGNLGESFELVAIKSAGISLLRFIRPLFIFSALIALGAFLFSNYVIPVANLRAKSLLYDITNSKPAFNIKQGVFYGDIPHYVIKVAKKDPDNKTIHQVMIYERPPGSRDGRLILADKGTMELSPDKRFLNFTLENGWSYEERGDPRNPEKNELIRLGFKKYKKPFDLRDFAFSRLDMDLFASNQQMLNIRQLDKGLDSLRQRDSSFIRTTNAYVTSRYPFYKWKDTGWATSAPIAHGETFIDSIPEKSMRYVLERVEQTLREQESSLTGPAAEFAENQSRIALFKVEWQRKFSLAAACIVLFLIGAPLGSIIRKGGLGTPLVFAVIFFVIFNIFFMLGEKMARKDVMTSWGGMWLANTVLMPIAAFLVYKAMNDSQLFNKEAWFRGYQQFKKFIQQRRNKHAV
- a CDS encoding RNA polymerase sigma factor RpoD/SigA; the protein is MRQLKITKSITNRESQSLEKYLQEIGKVDLITPEEEVNLAIRIKQGDQRALEKLTKANLRFVVSVAKQYQNQGLSLSDLINEGNLGLIKAAQRFDETRGFKFISYAVWWIRQSILQALAEQSRIVRLPLNKVGLSNKISKAYSQLEQEFEREPSPDELATILEINTEEVEATLGVAARHVSMDAPFIDGEDNSLLDVLENPNAVSADEELDHHDSLRREIERSLSTLTDRQKDVIMLYFGIAVEHPMSLEDIGEKFGLTRERVRQIKDKAITKLRTTSRSKLLRNYLGG